One window of Oryza brachyantha chromosome 12, ObraRS2, whole genome shotgun sequence genomic DNA carries:
- the LOC102715439 gene encoding uncharacterized protein LOC102715439, with protein MRRGGGGGGGGGGRGGHGRRDTRDDRVRHGDRRPDYRPRRSPPPDRGHRPRRSPSPYRGHRRRSPEYHPRRTPSPDRDRRAGRLSGSRGEGDRDRDRDLPRGGRADYGRAPPYRGGGGDDRGRYDGPPDYMLPDHPSHLGQPPLRPARKDSELFGGGRSGGRGSEFFGEPGMTLRVCSTEMGRTSSLYLDRRSPLPPPPPPPRVSSPLYPSVPPAETGFLTGGSASKAGENFGTGSTHSLLDSSEFQYRDHLRETYVGRSREREIDRLYAGRGMHLDRDGEIDRLYPSKDALGAGLVPSTELKVYAGSSSSLLAKERPYGVHDEPCYEPSKGYAMDALGRLSHDTLGHVSGHANRFSDSSLEYGSALDDKMILDITRQKHSKHSPRDASMEYRRRDPVDAYLPPENLHGNGPQVSSPSVRPILGSSSLIGHKDERIDRQVRLPHRMAEGEDPFQGMHDGMERDVQHSYHGDELTRHRRTRNPVVRYSHSPETEHPGFAKHPVQHEFSSFDDDHEFSDREVSPVISRRIPRRAMHHDHVTEQYRSDDSPLGREHYDDDMDSYDLSPKRMTVPHDMVDDQGKYDARYDLPGNRNVFSRITFRDDINEEWTDADQDNYQSTITYGRSKHKPMSQRLSRPTGQSQFGGFPMHGRGGRAKNAKRRLGSALPQFHVGGDRFVRPNKRFKLSEDNHNDPELNHEDAPQNEDLYMQKDPPEGSEEFTKQVHQAFLKYTKLLNESPIVQKRYREAAKGSLSCCVCGSVPRKFLDMDALISHTHDTCKMGLKTKHLGFHKALCVLMGWNWHVAPDTAKAYHSMPDDEVNAMKGDLMLWPPVVVIHNSSIASKGKATDAKIVSKEEIEGVLTEIGFACDKAKINYGRPANQSVFLVKFLPTISGFQEAMRIHEHFTAKNHGKEGFQQIKGGKGKKSAPVDELEELLYAHIAVAEDLGYLDEETKKRCLVRSKNDIEAKADATLNLDS; from the exons atgcggcggggaggcggaggcggaggtggaggtggaggtagGGGAGGCCACGGCCGCAGGGACACCCGTGACGACAGGGTCAGGCACGGCGACCGCCGCCCCGACTaccgcccccgccgcagcCCGCCGCCGGACCGGggccaccgcccccgccgcagcCCGTCACCGTACAggggccaccgccgccggagcccgGAGTACCACCCCCGCCGCACCCCGTCGCCGGACCGGGACCGCCGCGCGGGACGCCTGAGTGGGAGCCGAGGCGAGGGCGACCGGGACCGCGACCGCGACCTGCCCCGCGGCGGGCGCGCGGACTACGGGAGGGCGCCGCCGtaccgcggcggtggcggcgatgaCCGCGGGAGGTACGACGGGCCGCCGGACTACATGCTCCCTGACCACCCGTCCCACCTAGGGCAGCCACCCTTGCGTCCCGCGAGGAAGGACAGCGAGCTCTTTGGAGGTGGCCGGAGCGGCGGCAGGGGCAGCGAGTTCTTTGGGGAACCCGGAATGACACTGAGAGTCTGTTCCACGGAGATGGGAAGGACCAGCTCGCTGTATCTGGACAGAaggtcgccgctgccgccaccgccaccaccaccacgggtGTCGTCACCGCTGTACCCCTCAGTGCCACCTGCAGAGACTGGATTCTTGACAGGGGGATCTGCGTCGAAGGCCGGGGAGAATTTTGGCACTGGAAGCACCCACTCGCTGCTTGACAGCAGCGAGTTTCAGTACCGTGACCATTTGCGTGAGACATATGTTGGAAGGAGTAGAGAAAGAGAGATTGACAGGCTCTATGCTGGTAGGGGTATGCATCTTGACAGGGATGGAGAAATAGATAGGCTTTACCCTAGTAAGGATGCACTTGGTGCTGGCCTTGTGCCATCTACTGAGCTGAAGGTGTATGCTGGTTCTTCCTCATCTTTGCTTGCCAAGGAGCGGCCGTATGGAGTGCATGATGAACCTTGTTATGAGCCAAGCAAAGGATATGCCATGGATGCACTTGGCAGGCTTTCTCATGACACCCTGGGACATGTAAGTGGCCATGCTAACAGATTCTCGGATAGTTCTTTAGAATATGGAAGTGCTCTTGATGACAAGATGATATTGGACATTACAAGACAGAAACACTCCAAGCATTCACCAAGAGATGCATCCATGGAATATCGGAGAAGGGATCCAGTGGATGCTTATCTTCCACCAGAGAACTTACATGGAAATGGTCCACAGGTTTCAAGTCCTAGTGTCAGGCCCATCTTGGGTTCGTCATCTTTGATTGGCCACAAGGATGAAAGGATTGACCGCCAAGTGAGGCTACCACATAGAATGGCAGAGGGTGAGGATCCCTTCCAAGGGATGCATGATGGAATGGAACGTGATGTACAGCACTCTTACCATGGAGATGAATTGACACGTCACCGCAGGACAAGGAATCCTGTTGTGCGCTACTCACATTCTCCTGAAACTGAGCATCCTGGATTTGCAAAACACCCAGTTCAACATGAGTTCTCTTCATTTGATGATGACCATGAGTTTAGTGACCGAGAAGTTTCTCCTGTGATTTCTAGACGAATACCCCGGAGAGCTATGCATCATGATCATGTGACGGAACAATACCGATCTGATGATAGCCCTCTAGGACGGGAGCATTATGACGATGATATGGATTCATATGACCTATCACCTAAGAGAATGACTGTACCTCATGATATGGTTGATGACCAAGGCAAGTATGATGCAAGATATGATCTGCCAGGTAATCGTAATGTTTTCTCAAGGATTACTTTTCGAGATGATATCAACGAGGAATGGACTGATGCAGATCAGGATAACTATCAGAGCACAATAACCTATGGCCGTTCGAAGCACAAGCCTATGTCACAGAGGCTGTCCAGACCCACTGGCCAGTCGCAATTTGGGGGATTTCCCATGCATGGAAGAGGAGGACGGgcaaaaaatgcaaaaaggaGATTAGGATCTGCTCTTCCTCAATTCCATGTTGGAGGAGATCGGTTTGTTAGGCCAAATAAACGTTTCAAGTTGTCAGAAGATAATCATAATGATCCTGAATTGAACCATGAGGATGCTCCACAAAATGAGGACCTCTATATGCAGAAAGATCCGCCTGAAGGCTCAGAAGAGTTCACTAAGCAAGTTCACCAGGCCTTTCTTAAGTACACAAAGCTTTTAAATGAGAGCCCAATCGTGCAGAAGAGATATCGTGAGGCAGCAAAAGGATCTTTGTCTTGCTGTGTATGTGGCAG TGTCCCAAGGAAGTTTCTGGACATGGATGCCTTGATATCACATACTCATGATACATGCAAAATGGGTTTGAAGACAAAACATTTGGGGTTTCACAAGGCACTCTGTGTTCTGATGGGGTGGAACTGGCATGTTGCTCCTGACACTGCTAAAGCCTATCATTCCATGCCAGATGATGAAGTAAATGCCATGAAGGGTGATCTCATGTTGTGGCCACCAGTTGTCGTAATACATAACAGTTCCATTGCAAGCAAGGGAAAGGCTACTGATGCAAAGATTGTGTCAAAAGAGGAAATTGAAGGCGTGCTGACAG AAATTGGGTTTGCATGTGACAAGGCAAAGATCAACTATGGCAGACCAGCCAACCAGAGCGTGTTTCTAGTAAAATTCCTTCCAACAATATCTGGGTTTCAGGAAGCGATGAGAATCCATGAGCATTTTACCGCCAAAAACCATGGGAAGGAAGGGTTCCAGCAGATCAAAGGTGGCAAAGGTAAGAAGTCAGCTCCTGTTGATGAACTTGAGGAGTTGCTATATGCGCATATTGCAGTTGCTGAAGACTTGGGCTACCTGGATGAGGAAACAAAGAAGAGATGCCTGGTCAGGAGCAAGAATGACATTGAGGCTAAAGCAGATGCTACACTGAACTTGGATTCATGA
- the LOC102715717 gene encoding O-fucosyltransferase 10-like, translating into MSVALYARGGGGGGAKASAARRPWAPRGRRRAAVVLLLALAYVAGLLVFMLGGGGGAGGGRAGVVTVASLRRRRAAAVPSPPTPPGSVYRSHLVFERLWPDIRDDAATPASAAAATLSSTSWRRSMLMTSHYQNPGELWAPCINRKLIRSELPPSNGYLMIEANGGLNQQRLSICDAVAVASLLNATLVIPAFHFNSVWRDHSKFGDIFDEDHFIETLKEHVRVVKELPVDVLERFNHNISSIPNMRTKAYSSPNHYMQKVLPKLRELGVVRIAPFSNRLAQSVPSNLQALRCFVNYQALRFAEPIRVLAENMVERMVKRSTLTGGKYVSVHLRFEEDMVAFSCCIYDGGLKEKIEMENARERSWKGKFHRHGRVINPEANRRDGKCPLTPLEVGMMLRGMGFDNTTSLYVASGKIYNAEKYMAPLRQMFPLLATKDTLALPEELAEFEGHSSRLAALDYTVCLPSEVFVTTQGGNFPHFLMGHRRYLFGGNAKTIKPDKRKLVLSFDDPNIRWNRFKRHMQDILHHSDMRGTAFRKPNDSIYTFPMPECMCQQDGMI; encoded by the exons ATGTCGGTGGCGCTGTACGCGCGtgggggtggcggcggtggcgccaaggcctccgcggcgcggcgcccttgggcgccgcgcgggcggaggcgcGCCGCGGTCGTGCTGCTCCTCGCGCTGGCGTACGTGGCGGGGCTGCTCGTGTTCATGCTCGGAGGAGGGGgtggagcaggaggagggcgCGCGGGCGTCGTGACGGTGGCCTCGCtgcggaggaggcgcgcggcggcggtgccgtcgccgccgacgccgcccggGTCGGTGTACCGCAGCCACCTCGTGTTCGAGCGGCTCTGGCCGGACATCCgcgacgacgccgccacccccgcctcggccgccgccgccaccctctcctccacctcgtGGCGTCGCAGCATG TTAATGACATCGCACTATCAGAATCCTGGGGAGCTATGGGCGCCTTGTATCAACAGGAAGCTGATTCGATCAG AGTTGCCGCCTTCAAATGGCTATCTCATGATCGAGGCAAATGGTGGTCTGAATCAACAGCGTCTTTCT ATCTGTGATGCAGTTGCTGTGGCCAGTTTGCTTAATGCAACTCTTGTGATCCCAGCATTTCATTTTAATAGTGTTTGGCGTGATCATAG caaatttggtgatatCTTTGATGAGGACCATTTTATTGAGACACTCAAAGAACACGTTAGAGTTGTGAAGGAATTACCTGTAGATGTCTTGGAGCGCTTCAATCATAATATCAGCAGCATACCAAATATGCGAACTAAAGCCTATTCATCTCCAAATCACTACATGCAGAAGGTGCTTCCGAAATTGCGGGAGTTAGG GGTTGTGCGCATTGCCCCATTCTCAAACAGACTGGCACAGTCAGTTCCATCAAATCTCCAGGCCTTGAGATGTTTTGTTAACTACCAAGCATTGAGATTTGCCGAGCCAATCAGAGTTCTTGCAGAGAATATGGTTGAAAGGATGGTAAAAAGGAGTACTTTGACTGGTGGGAAGTATGTATCAGTGCATCTTCGCTTCGAAGAG GATATGGTAGCTTTTTCATGCTGTATATATGATGGTGGCTTGAAGGAGAAAATTGAAATGGAAAATGCTCGTGAAAGAAGCTGGAAAGGGAAGTTTCATCGGCATGGTCGAGTAATAAATCCTGAGGCAAACAGAAGAGATGGAAAATGTCCTCTTACTCCTCTGGAG GTTGGTATGATGCTACGGGGCATGGGATTTGACAATACCACCTCCCTCTATGTTGCTTCTGGTAAGATAtacaatgctgaaaaatacaTGGCTCCACTTCGACAGATGTTTCCTCTTTTAGCAACAAAGGATACTCTTGCTTTGCCTGAAGAGCTCGCTGAGTTTGAG GGGCACTCATCTCGATTAGCAGCACTAGATTACACTGTGTGCCTTCCGAGTGAAGTCTTCGTGACAACTCAAGGTGGGAACTTCCCTCACTTTCTGATGGGGCACAGGCGTTATCTGTTTGGAGGGAATGCGAAGACAATAAAGCCAGACAAACGGAAGCTGGTCTTATCTTTTGATGATCCGAATATCAG ATGGAATCGGTTCAAGCGGCACATGCAGGATATACTACACCATAGTGACATGAGGGGCACTGCATTCAGGAAACCCAACGATTCTATATACACCTTCCCAATGCCTGAATGTATGTGTCAGCAAGATGGGATGATCTAG